One genomic window of Polynucleobacter sp. HIN11 includes the following:
- the aceA gene encoding isocitrate lyase encodes MVTRKAEAAIIQKDWDTNPRWQGVKRGYTAEDVVRLRGSVRPEYTLAKQGAEKLWNLVNNEAYVNCLGALTGGQAMQQVKAGVKAIYLSGWQVAADNNTYAAMYPDQSLYPVDSVPKVVERINNTFERADQIQWSKGINPGDPGYIDYFAPIVADAEAGFGGVLNAYELSKALIKNGAAGVHFEDQLSSVKKCGHLGGKVLLPTQESVQKLIAARLAADVMGVPTIILARTDAEAADLLTSDYDENDKPFLTGERTPEGFYKTRKGLGQAISRGLAYAEYADMVWCETGTPDLDFAKKFAEAIREKFPGKMLAYNCSPSFNWKKNLDDATIAKFQRELGAMGYKYQFITLAGIHSMWYNMYDLSQDYVKRGMTAYVEKVQEPEFAARDRGYTFVSHQQEVGTGYFDDVTTVIQGGKSSVTALTGSTEEEQFH; translated from the coding sequence ATGGTGACTCGTAAAGCAGAAGCAGCAATTATTCAGAAGGATTGGGACACCAATCCGCGTTGGCAGGGGGTAAAGCGAGGCTACACCGCAGAAGATGTAGTTCGTCTTCGTGGTTCTGTTCGCCCTGAGTACACCTTAGCAAAACAGGGCGCTGAGAAGTTATGGAATTTGGTGAATAACGAAGCCTATGTAAATTGCTTAGGCGCATTGACCGGTGGTCAGGCCATGCAGCAGGTAAAGGCTGGTGTTAAAGCAATCTATTTGTCAGGCTGGCAAGTGGCTGCTGATAACAATACTTATGCAGCGATGTATCCCGATCAATCCCTCTACCCAGTCGATTCGGTGCCTAAAGTTGTTGAGCGGATTAACAATACATTTGAGCGCGCAGACCAAATTCAGTGGTCAAAAGGAATTAATCCAGGCGATCCTGGTTACATCGATTACTTCGCACCCATCGTTGCTGATGCTGAAGCTGGCTTTGGTGGCGTTCTAAATGCCTATGAATTAAGCAAAGCATTAATTAAAAATGGTGCAGCCGGCGTGCACTTTGAAGATCAATTGTCATCCGTTAAGAAATGCGGACACTTAGGCGGCAAGGTATTGTTGCCGACTCAAGAGTCCGTGCAGAAATTAATTGCTGCTCGCTTAGCTGCTGATGTCATGGGCGTGCCAACCATTATTTTGGCAAGAACCGATGCCGAAGCTGCTGATCTATTAACCTCAGATTATGATGAAAACGATAAACCGTTCTTGACTGGTGAGAGAACACCTGAGGGTTTCTATAAAACTCGTAAAGGGCTCGGACAGGCGATTTCTCGTGGTTTGGCGTATGCAGAGTATGCCGATATGGTCTGGTGCGAGACTGGCACCCCAGATTTGGATTTTGCTAAAAAGTTTGCTGAGGCTATTCGTGAGAAGTTCCCCGGAAAAATGTTGGCCTACAACTGCTCGCCGTCGTTTAACTGGAAGAAAAACTTAGATGATGCAACAATTGCTAAGTTCCAGCGCGAGCTAGGTGCGATGGGTTATAAGTACCAATTCATCACCTTAGCTGGTATCCACTCGATGTGGTACAACATGTATGACCTTTCACAAGACTATGTCAAGCGTGGTATGACGGCTTATGTTGAGAAGGTACAAGAGCCCGAGTTTGCAGCAAGAGATCGGGGTTATACCTTTGTTTCACATCAGCAAGAAGTTGGTACTGGCTACTTCGATGACGTTACGACCGTGATTCAGGGTGGGAAATCATCAGTAACCGCCTTGACTGGATCGACCGAAGAAGAGCAATTCCATTAA
- a CDS encoding HIT family protein, producing MNNCILCQDEGGHLIWRGDDARVVLVDAPDLPGYCRVIWNRHIAEMSELSRVEREILLALVDVVEFAVRRVMRPQKINLASLGNQVPHLHWHVIPRFADDPYFPESIWSPRQRDTADAVLKLRRELARGIPEAIRSGIADLA from the coding sequence ATGAATAATTGCATTCTTTGTCAAGACGAGGGCGGGCATCTAATATGGCGCGGTGATGATGCCCGCGTTGTTCTGGTCGATGCTCCCGATTTGCCTGGCTATTGCCGGGTAATTTGGAATCGTCATATTGCTGAGATGAGTGAGTTATCACGAGTTGAGCGAGAAATCTTGCTGGCCTTGGTGGACGTGGTTGAGTTTGCAGTTCGCCGTGTTATGCGACCCCAAAAAATAAACCTAGCCTCATTGGGCAATCAAGTTCCGCATCTTCATTGGCATGTGATCCCCCGTTTTGCAGATGATCCATACTTTCCAGAGTCAATTTGGTCGCCAAGGCAGCGCGACACGGCTGATGCTGTACTGAAGTTGCGACGTGAGCTTGCTAGGGGAATTCCGGAAGCGATTCGATCGGGTATTGCTGACTTAGCTTAA
- a CDS encoding class I SAM-dependent methyltransferase encodes MNQAAESDPITLFRSNWATYQKLLEHNYMFHHELVHASQQLIQSIDQPLSLVDLGCGDASLSQALFKNNQISRYMACDLSQPALQLAKTNLAPWSSQLELNCLDMLEQLRQIPDCALDLVFSSYAIHHLNDQSKLALFKECFRVLKQSGSFVLIDVMRNDGQSRDDYLDQYLCMVENDWVAISSIERARITEHVRANDFPLSPSEYQSLARQAGFHQEDLLDAHGFHQAWAYQRLS; translated from the coding sequence ATGAACCAAGCAGCCGAATCTGACCCAATTACTCTATTTCGCTCCAATTGGGCGACCTATCAAAAACTACTTGAGCATAACTACATGTTTCATCACGAATTAGTTCATGCAAGTCAACAGCTAATTCAATCAATTGATCAACCACTGTCTCTAGTAGATCTTGGTTGCGGAGACGCCTCTCTCAGTCAAGCACTTTTTAAGAATAATCAAATCTCACGCTACATGGCGTGCGATCTTTCACAACCAGCGCTGCAGCTTGCTAAAACTAATTTGGCACCCTGGTCCTCGCAATTGGAATTAAATTGCCTGGATATGCTTGAGCAACTTCGTCAAATACCGGACTGCGCCCTTGATTTAGTATTTTCAAGTTATGCCATTCATCATTTGAATGACCAATCCAAGCTGGCTCTTTTTAAGGAATGCTTTCGAGTCTTAAAACAGTCAGGATCGTTTGTGTTGATCGATGTGATGCGCAATGATGGACAAAGTCGAGATGATTATCTTGATCAATATTTATGCATGGTTGAAAATGATTGGGTGGCAATCAGCTCCATCGAACGTGCCCGCATTACTGAGCATGTGCGAGCCAATGACTTTCCTTTGAGCCCCTCTGAATATCAATCGCTCGCCCGCCAGGCGGGCTTTCATCAGGAAGATTTACTAGATGCCCATGGCTTTCATCAAGCCTGGGCCTACCAACGCTTAAGCTAA
- a CDS encoding DUF1841 family protein gives MFNPSRDEVRQFFCGAWQKQLTGGVLTPIEMIACSWIKLHPEYHAILTSNEALSHEFTPEQGQTNPFLHLSMHLSISEQISIDQPLGIKLVAEQLTRKLDSEHEAQHQIMECLGRALWEAQRNGQALDALAYIDSIRKLL, from the coding sequence CTGTTTAACCCAAGTCGTGATGAAGTTCGACAATTCTTTTGCGGTGCATGGCAAAAACAGCTAACAGGGGGAGTATTAACACCCATCGAGATGATAGCCTGCTCATGGATAAAGCTTCACCCCGAGTATCACGCTATTTTGACTAGCAACGAAGCGCTCTCTCATGAATTCACACCCGAACAAGGGCAAACCAACCCATTTTTGCATTTATCGATGCACCTATCCATTAGTGAGCAAATTTCAATTGATCAACCCCTGGGTATCAAGTTAGTGGCAGAGCAACTGACTCGAAAATTAGATTCGGAGCATGAGGCCCAGCACCAAATCATGGAATGCTTAGGGCGTGCACTCTGGGAAGCGCAGCGAAACGGTCAGGCTTTAGATGCATTAGCATACATTGATTCCATCCGAAAATTACTTTAG
- the nth gene encoding endonuclease III — translation MNLEQRIAFFEQLKVNNPKPTTELEYSSPFELLTAVLLSAQATDISVNKGTRRLFAVANTPKAILELGEEGVRPYIQHIGLYRTKGKHLQETCRILLERHGGEVPRNRSDLEALPGVGRKTANVILNTAFGEPTIAVDTHIFRVSNRTGLAPGKNVLEVEKKLMKRIPKDYLMDAHHWLILHGRYVCKARNPECAQCIVEPLCSYRYKSNQGKIRGTV, via the coding sequence ATGAATCTTGAGCAGCGCATTGCCTTTTTTGAGCAGTTGAAGGTAAATAATCCAAAGCCGACTACCGAACTGGAATATAGCTCGCCGTTCGAACTATTAACTGCGGTCTTACTATCTGCGCAAGCAACCGATATATCGGTGAATAAGGGAACTCGTCGATTGTTCGCAGTCGCCAATACTCCCAAAGCCATCCTAGAGCTTGGCGAAGAAGGGGTACGTCCTTACATTCAACATATTGGGTTGTATCGAACAAAAGGTAAACATCTGCAAGAAACCTGTCGGATATTGCTTGAGCGCCATGGCGGTGAGGTCCCCAGAAACCGATCAGACCTTGAGGCGCTTCCTGGTGTTGGGCGCAAAACCGCTAATGTCATCCTCAATACGGCATTTGGTGAACCAACGATTGCAGTCGATACCCATATTTTTCGAGTATCGAATCGCACAGGTCTTGCTCCTGGCAAAAATGTCCTTGAAGTTGAAAAGAAGCTCATGAAACGAATTCCCAAGGACTACCTCATGGATGCTCATCATTGGCTGATTTTGCACGGCCGCTATGTATGCAAAGCCCGTAATCCAGAATGTGCACAATGCATCGTCGAGCCTTTATGCTCCTATCGATATAAATCCAATCAAGGAAAAATACGTGGCACTGTTTAA
- the rsxB gene encoding electron transport complex subunit RsxB — protein MPSTKLADLIEDALPQTQCTKCGYPDCRGYAEALAEGEKPNRCPPGGVAGIIRLSQILNYPLNEETRSINPECGIERPRPVAWIDPQACIGCTLCIQACPVDAIVGASKQMHTVLPEWCTGCDLCVAPCPVDCILMLNVTGEQTGWNAWSPAQADLARARYESHLNRLEREERDQQERLATKAKAKLAALDQDQAKNQGQIDEIERKRAIIAAAIARVKQSG, from the coding sequence ATGCCCTCAACTAAGCTGGCCGACCTAATCGAAGACGCCCTTCCGCAAACACAGTGTACAAAGTGCGGCTATCCTGATTGCCGCGGTTATGCAGAGGCGCTTGCCGAAGGCGAAAAACCCAATCGTTGTCCACCGGGCGGTGTCGCGGGAATTATTCGTCTTAGCCAAATCCTGAATTACCCATTGAATGAAGAAACCCGTAGCATCAATCCAGAGTGCGGGATCGAACGTCCTCGCCCTGTCGCCTGGATTGATCCACAAGCCTGTATTGGTTGCACACTATGTATCCAGGCATGCCCGGTCGATGCCATCGTTGGGGCGTCAAAACAAATGCATACCGTTCTTCCTGAATGGTGCACGGGCTGTGATTTATGCGTTGCCCCTTGCCCAGTAGATTGTATTCTTATGCTGAATGTAACGGGTGAGCAAACCGGCTGGAATGCCTGGTCACCTGCCCAGGCCGATCTTGCGAGAGCTCGCTATGAGTCACATTTAAATCGATTGGAACGTGAAGAGCGTGATCAACAGGAGCGATTAGCCACTAAAGCCAAAGCTAAATTAGCTGCATTGGATCAGGATCAAGCAAAGAATCAAGGACAAATCGATGAAATCGAACGAAAACGAGCGATTATTGCTGCAGCTATTGCACGAGTAAAGCAATCGGGCTAA
- a CDS encoding polyhydroxyalkanoate depolymerase, with protein sequence MLYQIYDFQKALLQPLTEWAKTTAETFVNPANPLSLVPGAERLAASYELLHRLGKDYKKPEFGIRSVKAHGKEVVVQEFTALAKPFCNLVRFKRFSDDIEVISKMKQDPVVLIVAPLSGHHSTLLRDTVRTMLQDHKVYITDWIDARMVPNDQGVFGLDDYVHYIEDFIRHIGAENLHVISVCQPTVPVLGAVSLMASRGESTPRSLVMMGGPIDARKSPTAVNSLAMSKSIEWFEANTIHNVPPPHPGVGRRVYPGFLQHMGFIAMNPSNHLQSHWDYFQNLVRGDEQDAQAHIRFYDEYNAVLDMDAHYYLDTIRTVFKDYALPNGTWMVRNELVKPQDIQESALLTIEGEMDDISGSGQTRAAHKLCKGIKESSKEHYEVSGAGHYGIFSGSRWRNKVYPRIQQFIRAHHSSNPSNQDAN encoded by the coding sequence ATGCTTTATCAAATCTATGATTTCCAAAAAGCATTATTGCAACCCTTGACGGAGTGGGCCAAAACAACCGCTGAGACTTTTGTCAATCCCGCGAACCCGCTCTCCTTAGTACCAGGTGCTGAGCGTCTAGCAGCGAGTTACGAACTCTTGCACCGTCTTGGCAAGGACTACAAAAAACCTGAATTTGGAATTCGTAGTGTCAAAGCACATGGTAAAGAAGTTGTTGTCCAAGAATTTACAGCCCTAGCCAAGCCTTTTTGTAATTTGGTCCGCTTCAAGCGCTTTTCAGATGATATTGAAGTCATCTCCAAAATGAAGCAAGACCCTGTCGTTTTAATTGTTGCCCCACTCTCGGGTCACCACTCGACCCTATTGCGCGATACCGTTCGCACCATGTTGCAAGATCACAAGGTCTATATCACCGACTGGATCGATGCCAGGATGGTTCCAAATGACCAGGGTGTATTTGGTTTGGATGATTACGTCCATTACATTGAAGATTTCATTCGCCATATTGGCGCTGAAAACTTGCATGTGATATCGGTGTGCCAACCAACCGTACCAGTACTGGGGGCTGTATCTCTGATGGCTTCGCGTGGTGAGAGTACACCTCGCTCACTGGTGATGATGGGCGGCCCAATCGATGCACGCAAATCACCAACCGCAGTGAACTCTCTGGCGATGAGTAAATCGATTGAGTGGTTTGAGGCGAATACGATTCATAATGTACCTCCACCCCATCCTGGTGTCGGGCGACGAGTTTATCCGGGGTTCTTGCAGCACATGGGTTTTATTGCCATGAATCCAAGCAATCATCTGCAATCGCATTGGGACTATTTTCAAAACTTAGTACGTGGTGACGAACAAGATGCGCAAGCCCACATCCGTTTTTATGACGAATACAACGCGGTGCTGGACATGGATGCTCACTACTACTTAGATACTATTCGTACGGTCTTCAAAGACTATGCGCTACCCAATGGAACTTGGATGGTTCGCAATGAGCTTGTTAAACCTCAAGATATTCAGGAGTCGGCCTTATTGACGATTGAAGGCGAGATGGATGATATTTCTGGGAGTGGTCAAACGCGCGCGGCTCATAAATTGTGCAAAGGAATCAAAGAGTCGAGTAAAGAGCATTACGAAGTGAGTGGTGCCGGTCATTACGGTATTTTTTCTGGAAGTCGCTGGCGTAATAAGGTCTATCCCCGTATTCAACAATTTATTCGGGCTCACCACTCATCGAACCCCAGTAATCAAGACGCAAATTAA
- a CDS encoding amino acid aminotransferase, whose amino-acid sequence MNLFSSVQLAPKDPIFGLTEAYNADQRPGKVNLGVGVYYTDEGKVPLLRAVLEAEKEVVAKEAPRAYIPIEGPNPYNSAVQNLLFGKDSALIQAGRVVTAECLGGTGALRVGGDFVKRLEPTAKAAISSPSWENHRGIFEAAGYNVLEYTYFDPKTRGVDFDGMVKSLESFPAKTLVILHACCHNPTGADLTKDQWQTIISICQQKQLIPFLDIAYQGFADGIEQDGAAVRMFADSGMSFFVSSSFSKSFSLYGERVGALSIVTQSKEESARVLSQLKRVIRTNYSNPPTHGAAIVATVLNSPKLRQMWEDELAQMRDRIKSMRHGLKEKLAAAGVAQDFSFIEAQRGMFSYSGLTSDQVAKLQERDGIYALSTGRICVAALNTKNIDRVAQAIARVLMSK is encoded by the coding sequence ATGAATCTGTTTTCTTCCGTCCAGCTTGCTCCCAAAGATCCAATTTTTGGCCTCACTGAGGCATATAACGCTGACCAAAGGCCCGGCAAAGTTAATTTAGGGGTGGGGGTTTACTATACCGACGAAGGCAAAGTTCCACTCTTACGTGCTGTACTAGAGGCCGAAAAAGAAGTTGTTGCCAAAGAAGCGCCTCGCGCCTACATTCCGATCGAAGGACCCAATCCATACAACTCAGCTGTTCAGAACTTACTTTTTGGTAAGGACTCAGCATTAATTCAGGCTGGGCGAGTGGTCACTGCAGAGTGCCTTGGTGGCACTGGGGCCCTCCGAGTTGGTGGAGATTTTGTTAAACGCCTTGAGCCCACTGCAAAAGCAGCAATCAGTTCCCCAAGCTGGGAAAACCATCGCGGCATTTTTGAGGCTGCTGGATACAACGTTTTAGAGTACACCTACTTTGACCCAAAAACACGGGGCGTAGACTTTGATGGCATGGTGAAATCGCTGGAGTCTTTTCCCGCGAAAACCCTAGTGATCCTCCACGCCTGCTGCCACAATCCAACAGGAGCGGATCTCACCAAAGATCAATGGCAAACCATTATTTCGATTTGCCAACAAAAACAGTTGATTCCATTTCTTGATATTGCTTACCAAGGCTTTGCGGACGGCATCGAACAAGATGGTGCCGCCGTGCGGATGTTTGCTGATTCGGGAATGTCTTTCTTCGTATCGAGTTCTTTCTCCAAATCATTCTCTTTGTATGGTGAGCGTGTTGGTGCCTTGTCCATCGTGACGCAGAGTAAAGAAGAATCTGCTCGAGTTCTTTCACAGCTCAAACGCGTGATTCGAACCAATTACTCAAACCCGCCAACCCACGGTGCCGCCATTGTGGCAACAGTTCTCAACTCACCCAAACTGCGTCAAATGTGGGAAGATGAATTAGCCCAGATGCGCGATCGAATTAAATCCATGCGGCATGGCCTAAAAGAGAAACTGGCGGCGGCTGGTGTTGCGCAAGATTTTTCATTTATTGAAGCGCAACGGGGAATGTTCTCCTACTCAGGGTTAACCTCTGATCAGGTCGCCAAGCTCCAAGAGCGGGATGGTATTTATGCTCTGTCCACAGGGCGCATTTGTGTGGCTGCTTTAAATACCAAAAATATAGATCGGGTTGCTCAGGCAATTGCCCGAGTTCTCATGTCAAAATAG
- the uvrB gene encoding excinuclease ABC subunit UvrB translates to MIAEMPKLTPKSTSKKKNPDPVIFADPSGDAEDVALKIEQAVTLDESKFVSFPNSPYQLYQPFPPAGDQPAAIDQLCEGLEDGLLFQTLLGVTGSGKTFTMANVIARMGRPAIIFAPNKTLAAQLYSEFREFFPRNAVEYFVSYYDYYQPEAYVPQRDLFIEKDSSINEHIEQMRLSATKSLLERRDVVIVATVSAIYGIGNPGDYHSMVLTLRPGDKLSQRDIVARLISMQYERNEMDFQRGIFRVRGDTIDIFPAEHNELAIRVELFDDQVESLHFFDPLTGKIKQKLPRFTVYPSSHYVTPRETVLRAIETIKAELRERLDEFVKGNKLVEAQRLEQRTRFDLEMLSELGFCKGIENYSRHLSGAKPGEAPPTLVDYLPDDALMFLDESHVLIGQLNGMYNGDRSRKHTLVEYGFRLPSAMDNRPLKFPEFETKMRQAIFVSATPADYENQKTGQVVEQVVRPTGLVDPEIEVLPASSQVDDLLGQIHERVKAGERVLVTVLTKRMAEQLTEYLADNGVKVRYVHSDIDTVERVEIIRDLRLGVFDVLVGINLLREGLDIPEVSLVAILDADKEGFLRAERSLIQTIGRAARNVHGKAILYADKITDSMKRAMGETERRRNKQIAFNLKHGIQPKGVQKRIKDIIDGVYDVQEKRVELQVAQRKAQYEMMSERELASEINRLEKQMMAEAKNLEFEKAAATRDQIAKIKELAFGALAKDSI, encoded by the coding sequence ATGATAGCCGAGATGCCAAAGCTCACCCCAAAATCGACCAGCAAAAAAAAGAATCCAGACCCGGTCATTTTTGCCGATCCTTCTGGAGACGCAGAGGATGTTGCTCTAAAGATTGAGCAGGCGGTGACATTGGATGAGTCGAAGTTTGTTTCGTTTCCAAATTCACCATATCAACTCTATCAACCATTTCCTCCGGCCGGCGATCAACCGGCTGCGATTGATCAGTTGTGTGAAGGACTCGAGGATGGATTGTTGTTTCAAACTCTATTAGGTGTTACCGGTTCGGGCAAAACATTTACCATGGCCAATGTCATTGCGAGAATGGGCCGGCCGGCCATTATCTTTGCGCCTAATAAAACTCTCGCAGCACAGTTGTATTCTGAGTTTCGTGAATTTTTCCCCAGAAATGCTGTCGAATATTTTGTAAGTTATTACGACTACTATCAACCAGAAGCTTACGTACCTCAGCGCGATCTGTTCATCGAAAAAGACTCATCAATTAATGAGCATATTGAGCAGATGCGTTTATCCGCCACGAAAAGTTTATTAGAGCGTCGAGATGTGGTGATCGTGGCAACCGTATCGGCCATTTATGGCATTGGAAATCCAGGCGATTACCACAGTATGGTCTTGACCTTACGACCCGGTGATAAGTTAAGTCAACGCGACATCGTGGCTCGATTGATTTCTATGCAGTATGAGCGTAATGAGATGGATTTTCAGCGAGGCATTTTTCGGGTCCGCGGCGATACGATCGATATTTTCCCAGCCGAGCATAATGAATTAGCTATCCGAGTCGAGCTATTTGATGACCAGGTCGAATCACTTCATTTCTTTGACCCATTAACCGGCAAGATTAAGCAGAAATTACCTCGTTTTACGGTCTACCCCAGTTCACATTATGTGACCCCAAGAGAAACGGTTTTAAGGGCGATTGAAACCATTAAAGCCGAGTTGCGGGAGCGTTTAGATGAGTTTGTTAAAGGTAATAAGTTAGTTGAGGCGCAGCGTTTAGAGCAGCGCACCCGTTTTGACCTGGAGATGTTGTCGGAGCTCGGCTTTTGTAAAGGTATTGAAAACTATTCACGTCATTTATCGGGCGCTAAACCCGGCGAGGCGCCACCGACTTTAGTCGATTACCTGCCTGATGATGCACTCATGTTCTTAGATGAGAGCCATGTTTTGATTGGGCAGCTAAATGGGATGTATAACGGCGATCGCTCCCGGAAACATACCTTGGTGGAGTATGGCTTTCGCTTACCATCGGCGATGGATAACCGCCCACTGAAATTTCCAGAGTTTGAGACTAAGATGCGTCAAGCAATTTTTGTCTCAGCAACCCCAGCCGATTATGAAAACCAAAAAACGGGTCAAGTGGTTGAACAAGTGGTGCGTCCCACAGGTCTGGTCGATCCTGAAATTGAGGTTCTACCTGCCAGCTCTCAGGTGGATGATTTACTGGGTCAAATTCATGAGCGTGTGAAAGCGGGTGAGCGTGTATTGGTCACAGTCCTCACTAAACGCATGGCCGAGCAATTAACAGAGTATTTGGCTGATAACGGCGTCAAAGTACGCTATGTTCACTCGGATATTGATACGGTCGAGCGTGTCGAAATTATTCGTGATTTACGTTTAGGTGTTTTCGATGTATTAGTTGGTATCAATTTATTACGCGAGGGTCTTGATATCCCCGAGGTATCGCTCGTCGCAATCTTGGATGCAGATAAAGAGGGATTTTTACGAGCAGAGCGGAGTTTGATTCAGACCATTGGAAGAGCGGCGCGAAATGTTCATGGCAAAGCGATTTTGTATGCCGACAAGATAACAGACTCCATGAAAAGAGCGATGGGGGAGACTGAGCGTCGCAGAAATAAGCAAATTGCGTTTAACTTGAAACATGGTATCCAACCCAAAGGAGTTCAGAAGCGGATTAAAGACATCATTGATGGCGTCTACGATGTTCAGGAAAAGCGCGTGGAGTTGCAAGTTGCGCAGCGTAAGGCCCAGTATGAGATGATGAGTGAGCGCGAGTTAGCGAGCGAAATTAATCGTCTCGAGAAGCAAATGATGGCTGAAGCCAAAAATCTCGAGTTTGAGAAAGCAGCCGCGACTCGAGACCAGATTGCTAAAATTAAGGAATTAGCATTTGGGGCGCTTGCTAAAGATTCTATATAA
- the iscR gene encoding Fe-S cluster assembly transcriptional regulator IscR has protein sequence MRLTTKGRFAVTAMIDLALREAHGPVTLAGISQRQKISLSYLEQLFGKLRRFNIVESTRGPGGGYTLARKAEEVSVADIIVAVDEPLDATQCGGKGNCHSEEDTHSRCMTHDLWTNLNAKMVEYLDSVTLRDLVKQQESRGVVIADMREKKVRVEPAKLKKPAVAAVAKKEEAPKRPLINSVFNLARQG, from the coding sequence ATGAGACTTACTACTAAAGGTCGTTTTGCTGTAACCGCAATGATTGATTTAGCCTTGCGCGAAGCGCATGGCCCTGTAACCCTAGCTGGAATTAGCCAGCGCCAGAAGATTTCGCTTTCGTATCTAGAGCAACTCTTTGGAAAATTGCGTCGCTTCAACATTGTTGAGAGCACTCGCGGCCCTGGCGGTGGCTATACCTTAGCCCGCAAAGCCGAGGAGGTCAGTGTGGCCGACATTATTGTGGCTGTGGATGAGCCTCTAGATGCTACCCAATGCGGTGGCAAGGGAAATTGCCATAGCGAGGAAGACACCCATAGTCGCTGTATGACTCATGATTTATGGACTAATTTGAATGCCAAGATGGTTGAGTATTTAGACTCAGTCACCTTGCGCGATTTAGTCAAACAGCAAGAAAGCCGCGGAGTGGTGATTGCTGATATGCGCGAGAAAAAAGTACGCGTTGAGCCTGCGAAGCTTAAAAAGCCAGCAGTCGCTGCAGTTGCCAAAAAAGAAGAGGCTCCAAAGCGGCCCCTAATTAATTCAGTATTCAATTTAGCAAGACAAGGTTAA
- a CDS encoding IscS subfamily cysteine desulfurase, producing the protein MNAPFKEALQPVSIYSPKHFPVYMDYSATTPIDQRVVDKMLPYLREQFGNAASRSHAFGWAAEEAVEEARVEVAKLVHADPREIVWTSGATESINLALKGAAHFYKEKGKHIITVKTEHKATLDTCRELEREGYDVTYLDVMENGLIDFAQFEAAMRPDTILASVMYVNNEIGVIQDIPRLGELCRSRGVIFHVDAAQATGKVEIDLEKLKVDLMSFSAHKTYGPKGIGALFVRRKPRVRIEAQIHGGGHERGMRSGTLPVHQIVGMGEAFRIARIEMAEEAARIRKLRDRLLAGLKDIEEVYVNGDMDQRVAHNLNISFNYVEGESMLMALKDIAISSGSACTSASLEPSYVLRALGRNDELAHSSIRFTIGRFTTEEEVDFTIALVKDKIAKLRELSPLWEMYKDGIDLNTIQWAAH; encoded by the coding sequence ATGAACGCTCCATTCAAGGAAGCATTGCAACCCGTTTCGATTTATAGCCCCAAGCATTTTCCGGTCTATATGGATTACTCGGCAACGACGCCGATTGATCAGCGCGTGGTTGACAAAATGCTGCCTTATTTACGGGAGCAATTTGGTAATGCGGCCTCCCGTAGCCATGCATTTGGATGGGCGGCCGAAGAAGCTGTCGAGGAGGCGCGGGTTGAGGTTGCTAAATTAGTTCATGCTGATCCCCGTGAGATCGTATGGACGAGTGGTGCAACCGAGAGTATTAATTTGGCATTGAAGGGCGCAGCCCATTTTTACAAAGAAAAAGGCAAGCACATCATTACCGTGAAGACTGAGCATAAGGCGACACTTGACACCTGCCGCGAGCTCGAGCGTGAGGGATATGACGTTACTTACCTCGATGTCATGGAAAACGGCTTAATTGATTTTGCTCAGTTTGAAGCTGCTATGCGTCCAGACACTATCTTGGCATCGGTGATGTATGTCAATAATGAAATTGGAGTGATTCAAGACATTCCGCGACTTGGCGAATTGTGCCGCTCGCGCGGAGTTATTTTTCATGTGGATGCTGCGCAAGCAACGGGTAAGGTTGAGATTGACTTGGAGAAGCTCAAAGTTGATCTGATGAGTTTCTCAGCGCATAAGACCTATGGCCCCAAAGGGATTGGCGCTCTATTTGTTCGACGCAAGCCCAGAGTTCGGATTGAAGCGCAAATTCATGGCGGTGGTCATGAGCGCGGAATGCGTTCGGGAACCTTACCCGTTCACCAAATTGTTGGCATGGGTGAGGCGTTCCGGATTGCTCGGATCGAAATGGCCGAGGAAGCGGCGCGCATCCGCAAATTGCGTGATCGCTTACTGGCTGGTCTAAAAGACATTGAAGAGGTTTATGTCAATGGTGACATGGACCAACGTGTTGCCCATAACCTCAATATCAGTTTTAACTATGTTGAAGGCGAATCGATGTTGATGGCATTAAAAGACATTGCGATCTCTTCTGGATCTGCTTGTACCTCAGCATCTTTAGAGCCTTCTTATGTATTGCGCGCCTTGGGGCGCAACGATGAGCTTGCCCACAGCTCGATTCGTTTTACGATTGGTCGCTTTACCACTGAAGAAGAAGTTGACTTCACGATTGCTTTGGTCAAAGATAAGATTGCAAAATTGCGGGAACTTTCTCCCCTCTGGGAAATGTACAAAGACGGCATTGATCTCAATACGATTCAATGGGCGGCTCATTAA